One Phoenix dactylifera cultivar Barhee BC4 chromosome 8, palm_55x_up_171113_PBpolish2nd_filt_p, whole genome shotgun sequence genomic window carries:
- the LOC103696013 gene encoding LOW QUALITY PROTEIN: mitogen-activated protein kinase kinase 9-like (The sequence of the model RefSeq protein was modified relative to this genomic sequence to represent the inferred CDS: inserted 1 base in 1 codon; deleted 3 bases in 3 codons): MAVVRQRRVNLTLELPLPDSASAASDCRLRFPLPLPQXAAASTSTSEHRLSDFEKLQVLGHGNGGTVYKVRHRRTAAAYALKVLHTDADASLRRQVSREVEILRRTDSPFVVRCHGVLPTPSGDVAVLLEHMDAGSLDSLLRRRGNRPFPELALAEISRQALHGLAYLHSHQIVHRDLKPSNLLVNGSGDIKIADFGVGKILRRSLDPCMSYVGTCAYMSPERFDPESYGGDYDPYAADVWSLGLAVLELYLGHFPLLPAGQRPDWAALMWAICFGEPPAPPPEGKASEEFRGFIGCCLQKESGKRWSVAELLGHPFVAGRDPVRVGPGAQGTARRRLSCEPASPEAEFLASKRQNFFYLVYIVGSTWRVGFQEANFFIGLF; the protein is encoded by the exons ATGGCCGTTGTTCGACAGAGAAGGGTTAACCTGACCCTCGAGCTCCCCCTCCCGGACTCCGCCTCCGCCGCCAGCGACTGCCGCCTCCgtttccccctccccctccccc cGGCCGCCGCCTCCACCTCCACCTCCGAGCACCGCCTCTCCGACTTCGAGAAGCTGCAGGTGCTTGGCCACGGCAACGGCGGCACCGTCTACAAGGTCCGCCACCGCCGAACGGCGGCGGCGTACGCCCTGAAGGTCCTCCATACCGACGCCGACGCCTCCCTCCGCCGCCAGGTCTCCCGCGAGGTCGAGATCCTCCGGCGCACCGACTCCCCCTTCGTCGTCCGCTGCCACGGTGTCCTTCCCACCCCCTCCGGCGACGTGGCCGTCCTCCTCGAGCATATGGACGCCGGC TCCCTCGAttccctcctccgccgccgcgggAACCGGCCCTTCCCCGAGCTCGCCCTAGCCGAGATCTCCCGCCAGGCGCTCCACGGCCTCGCCTACCTCCACTCCCACCAGATCGTCCACCGCGACCTCAAGCCCTCCAACCTCCTCGTGAACGGCTCCGGCGACATCAAGATCGCCGACTTCGGGGTGGGCAAGATCCTCCGGCGGTCGCTGGACCCGTGCATGTCCTACGTGGGGACGTGCGCGTATATGAGCCCGGAGCGTTTCGATCCGGAGTCATACGGGGGGGACTACGACCCCTACGCGGCGGATGTGTGGAGCCTGGGATTGGCGGTGCTGGAGCTGTATCTGGGGCACTTCCCGCTACTTCCGGCGGGGCAGCGGCCGGACTGGGCGGCGCTGATGTGG GCGATCTGCTTCGGGGAGCCACCGGCGCCGCCGCCGGAGGGGAAAGCGTCGGAGGAGTTCCGGGGGTTCATTGGGTGCTGCCTCCAGAAGGAG TCCGGGAAGCGGTGGTCGGTGGCTGAGCTCCTCGGCCACCCCTTCGTCGCTGGCCGGGACCCGGTCCGAGTCGGCCCGGGCGCTCAGGGAACTGCTCGCCGACGGCTGAGTTGTGAACCCGCCTCGCCCGAGGCAGAGTTCTTGGCTTCCAAGCGGCAAAACTTTTTTTATCTAGTGTACATAGTTGGCTCCACGTGGAGAGTTGGCTTCCAAGAGGCAAACTTTTTTATtggtttattttaa
- the LOC103696021 gene encoding cyclin-SDS-like — protein sequence MPPTDPDQISMRPISGRKRTIEAVPHVRKLRSKISRRQRIPPLPIVDGSLNAPFDTEDEAESSSSCLRSEISSESSFVFAGSGGLKRPRSPHRRAGYSATIAIGRGSPDDKFSRITKTYARRRERLRSAKSKKDGARGVGPASAKRAKMEENTSNAALETSVSEVSEVIGGFPDGNLKNRAVATKLPEKDAEISESSCLESVSDAIAAKIRKSAGEEGGRSQISQNFASRGEEPLDQDLDSDLACSEEFSSADGGISEYSTCNELTLSELEAELFPRSSDGDSSEYSLSVLADSSSDEFSEKSCEHSAPSATFSLFRQFAQQFSRSSSSPESNSSSGIQKDSPQEFTLMRFEEEEDEESYKRFRGRERNEAVLRDYAEEYISSTDYGDLILEQRLQMVNWIMEHANAMELQSETLFLGVSLMDRFLSRGYFKNERNLQLLGVACITLATRIEENQLCNSIRQRCFKVGNNVYSRSEVVAMEWFVQEVLKFKCFPPTIHHFLWFYLKAAGADSSVQNLSRHLALLSLLNHERLCFKPSTVAAGVVILACLATNHESSCLAVMETHVRTKNDDLPECIQGLEWLVKYVC from the exons ATGCCTCCCACGGATCCCGATCAAATCTCAATGCGGCCGATCTCCGGGAGGAAGAGGACGATCGAGGCGGTCCCCCATGTCAGAAAGCTCCGATCCAAGATTTCTCGCCGCCAGCGAATTCCTCCCCTCCCGATCGTCGACGGCTCCTTGAATGCGCCGTTTGATACCGAGGACGAGGCGGAGTCGTCCTCTTCCTGCCTCCGGAGCGAGATCTCGAGCGAGTCCAGCTTTGTCTTCGCCGGATCCGGGGGTCTGAAGCGGCCGAGATCTCCTCACCGGAGAGCCGGGTACTCGGCGACGATTGCGATCGGTAGAGGTTCTCCTGACGATAAGTTCAGCCGTATTACCAAAACGTATGCCCGGCGCAGGGAGAGGCTCCGATCGGCGAAAAGCAAGAAGGACGGGGCCCGAGGAGTCGGCCCTGCGTCTGCGAAAAGAGCGAAGATGGAAGAAAATACGAGCAACGCCGCCTTGGAGACCTCCGTCTCCGAGGTTTCCGAAGTCATCGGAGGATTCCCGGATGGAAATCTAAAGAACAGAGCCGTAGCGACTAAGCTGCCGGAGAAAGATGCAGAGATCTCCGAGTCCTCTTGTCTGGAATCCGTCTCAGACGCGATCGCCGCCAAAATTCGCAAATCTGCGGGCGAGGAGGGCGGAAGGTCCCAGATCTCCCAGAATTTCGCGTCGCGAGGCGAAGAGCCGCTCGATCAGGACCTCGATTCCGATCTGGCGTGCTCCGAGGAGTTCTCCAGCGCGGACGGCGGGATCTCAGAGTACTCGACGTGCAACGAGTTGACGCTATCGGAGCTGGAGGCCGAGCTCTTCCCCCGGAGCTCCGATGGCGACTCCTCAGAGTACTCCCTCTCCGTTCTTGCGGACTCTTCTTCCGACGAGTTCTCCGAGAAATCGTGCGAGCACTCCGCCCCCTCCGCCACGTTCTCTCTTTTCCGCCAGTTCGCGCAGCAGTTCTCGCGATCGAGCTCGAGCCCGGAATCCAATTCCTCGTCCGGAATTCAGAAGGATTCTCCACAGGAATTTACT CTAATGAGgtttgaggaggaggaggacgaggagagCTACAAGAGATTCCGGGGCAGGGAGAGGAATGAGGCGGTGCTCCGAGACTACGCCGAGGAATACATCTCGTCGACGGATTACGGCGATCTAATCCTGGAGCAACGCCTTCAGATGGTTAACTGGATAATGGAG CATGCCAATGCGATGGAGCTCCAGAGCGAGACGCTGTTCCTGGGGGTGAGCCTGATGGACAGATTCCTTAGCAGAGGATACTTCAAGAACGAGAGAAATCTCCAGTTGTTGGGCGTAGCATGCATCACCCTCGCTACCAGAATCGAGGAGAACCAGCTCTGCAACAG CATTCGTCAGAGATGCTTCAAGGTGGGGAACAATGTCTACAGCAGGAGCGAAGTAGTAGCCATGGAATGGTTTGTGCAAGAGGTTCTTAAGTTTAAATGCTTCCCCCCGACGATCCACCACTTCCTCTG GTTTTATCTCAAGGCAGCAGGTGCAGACAGCAGTGTACAGAATCTGTCAAGGCATCTCGCTCTCCTATCCCTCCTGAACCATGAAAGGCTCTGCTTCAAGCCCTCCACAGTCGCTGCCGGTGTAGTCATCCTTGCTTGCCTGGCCACCAATCATGAGTCCTCGTGCCTTGCAGTCATGGAG ACGCATGTGAGAACTAAAAATGATGATCTACCGGAATGCATTCAG GGGCTTGAGTGGTTGGTGAAGTACGTGTGCTAG
- the LOC103696028 gene encoding binding partner of ACD11 1-like isoform X1 has translation MRQEDKMDASSGFDQVPLDQDFLRMGMDPQLIVASTWAIDVSDVRTVKVSNISLAASERDIKEFFSFSGDIQYIEMRSESERSQLAYVTFKESQGADTAMLLSGATIVDLSVSITPVEDYQLPPEAFKGIPKEGKLSSTESAVRKAEDVVSSMLAKGFVLGKDALKSARSFDEQHHFTSNASATVASLDRKMGLSEKIGMGTAVVSGKVREVNERFQVSKITRSALSAAEQKASSAGSAIMGSRYVSTGASWLSSALGMVTKAAGDVNTMTREKVEKAEEERKEILCRERREIVDDFAQIHLDESSLGEPPTVPVDSVDEQKLQII, from the exons ATGAGGCAAGAAGATAAGATGGATGCAAGTAGTGGATTTGATCAG GTCCCATTGGACCAGGATTTTTTGAGGATGGGAATGGATCCTCAGTTGATTGTTGCATCAACCTGGGCTATTGATGTCTCAGAT GTAAGAACAGTGAAGGTTAGCAATATTTCCCTGGCTGCATCTGAAAGGGACATCAAGgaattcttttccttctctgggGACATTCAATATATTGAAATGCGCAG TGAATCTGAAAGGTCTCAGCTTGCTTATGTTACTTTCAAGGAGTCACAGGGGGCAGACACAGCAATGCTTCTCTCA GGAGCAACTATAGTTGATCTTTCTGTCAGCATAACACCAGTTGAGGATTACCAGCTTCCTCCTGAAGCTTTCAAAGGCATACCG AAGGAAGGGAAGCTCTCGTCAACTGAGTCTGCAGTCAGGAAAGCAGAGGATGTCGTGAGCAGCATGCTGGCCAAGGGTTTTGTACTGGGCAAGGATGCCCTTAAGAGCGCAAGATCCTTTGATGAACAGCACCATTTTACATCCAATGCCTCAGCCACAGTGGCATCTCTGGACCGTAAGATGGGCTTGAGTGAGAAGATCGGCATGGGTACGGCTGTGGTCAGCGGGAAGGTTAGGGAGGTGAATGAGCGCTTCCAGGTGTcgaagatcacaaggtctgcccTCAGTGCAGCTGAGCAAAAGGCCAGCAGTGCAGGATCAGCTATCATGGGCAGCCGATATGTGTCAACTGGAGCATCTTGGCTCTCAAGTGCACTTGGCATGGTGACCAAGGCAGCTGGCGATGTGAACACAATGACCAGAGAAAAGGTGGAGAAGgctgaggaggagaggaaggagatcctctgcagggagaggagggagattGTTGACGACTTTGCCCAGATTCACCTAGACGAGTCATCACTGGGGGAGCCTCCAACAGTGCCAGTTGATTCAGTGGATGAACAAAAGCTACAAATCATATGA
- the LOC103696028 gene encoding binding partner of ACD11 1-like isoform X3 has protein sequence MPVPLDQDFLRMGMDPQLIVASTWAIDVSDVRTVKVSNISLAASERDIKEFFSFSGDIQYIEMRSESERSQLAYVTFKESQGADTAMLLSGATIVDLSVSITPVEDYQLPPEAFKGIPKEGKLSSTESAVRKAEDVVSSMLAKGFVLGKDALKSARSFDEQHHFTSNASATVASLDRKMGLSEKIGMGTAVVSGKVREVNERFQVSKITRSALSAAEQKASSAGSAIMGSRYVSTGASWLSSALGMVTKAAGDVNTMTREKVEKAEEERKEILCRERREIVDDFAQIHLDESSLGEPPTVPVDSVDEQKLQII, from the exons GTCCCATTGGACCAGGATTTTTTGAGGATGGGAATGGATCCTCAGTTGATTGTTGCATCAACCTGGGCTATTGATGTCTCAGAT GTAAGAACAGTGAAGGTTAGCAATATTTCCCTGGCTGCATCTGAAAGGGACATCAAGgaattcttttccttctctgggGACATTCAATATATTGAAATGCGCAG TGAATCTGAAAGGTCTCAGCTTGCTTATGTTACTTTCAAGGAGTCACAGGGGGCAGACACAGCAATGCTTCTCTCA GGAGCAACTATAGTTGATCTTTCTGTCAGCATAACACCAGTTGAGGATTACCAGCTTCCTCCTGAAGCTTTCAAAGGCATACCG AAGGAAGGGAAGCTCTCGTCAACTGAGTCTGCAGTCAGGAAAGCAGAGGATGTCGTGAGCAGCATGCTGGCCAAGGGTTTTGTACTGGGCAAGGATGCCCTTAAGAGCGCAAGATCCTTTGATGAACAGCACCATTTTACATCCAATGCCTCAGCCACAGTGGCATCTCTGGACCGTAAGATGGGCTTGAGTGAGAAGATCGGCATGGGTACGGCTGTGGTCAGCGGGAAGGTTAGGGAGGTGAATGAGCGCTTCCAGGTGTcgaagatcacaaggtctgcccTCAGTGCAGCTGAGCAAAAGGCCAGCAGTGCAGGATCAGCTATCATGGGCAGCCGATATGTGTCAACTGGAGCATCTTGGCTCTCAAGTGCACTTGGCATGGTGACCAAGGCAGCTGGCGATGTGAACACAATGACCAGAGAAAAGGTGGAGAAGgctgaggaggagaggaaggagatcctctgcagggagaggagggagattGTTGACGACTTTGCCCAGATTCACCTAGACGAGTCATCACTGGGGGAGCCTCCAACAGTGCCAGTTGATTCAGTGGATGAACAAAAGCTACAAATCATATGA
- the LOC103696028 gene encoding binding partner of ACD11 1-like isoform X4, with protein MPVRTVKVSNISLAASERDIKEFFSFSGDIQYIEMRSESERSQLAYVTFKESQGADTAMLLSGATIVDLSVSITPVEDYQLPPEAFKGIPKEGKLSSTESAVRKAEDVVSSMLAKGFVLGKDALKSARSFDEQHHFTSNASATVASLDRKMGLSEKIGMGTAVVSGKVREVNERFQVSKITRSALSAAEQKASSAGSAIMGSRYVSTGASWLSSALGMVTKAAGDVNTMTREKVEKAEEERKEILCRERREIVDDFAQIHLDESSLGEPPTVPVDSVDEQKLQII; from the exons GTAAGAACAGTGAAGGTTAGCAATATTTCCCTGGCTGCATCTGAAAGGGACATCAAGgaattcttttccttctctgggGACATTCAATATATTGAAATGCGCAG TGAATCTGAAAGGTCTCAGCTTGCTTATGTTACTTTCAAGGAGTCACAGGGGGCAGACACAGCAATGCTTCTCTCA GGAGCAACTATAGTTGATCTTTCTGTCAGCATAACACCAGTTGAGGATTACCAGCTTCCTCCTGAAGCTTTCAAAGGCATACCG AAGGAAGGGAAGCTCTCGTCAACTGAGTCTGCAGTCAGGAAAGCAGAGGATGTCGTGAGCAGCATGCTGGCCAAGGGTTTTGTACTGGGCAAGGATGCCCTTAAGAGCGCAAGATCCTTTGATGAACAGCACCATTTTACATCCAATGCCTCAGCCACAGTGGCATCTCTGGACCGTAAGATGGGCTTGAGTGAGAAGATCGGCATGGGTACGGCTGTGGTCAGCGGGAAGGTTAGGGAGGTGAATGAGCGCTTCCAGGTGTcgaagatcacaaggtctgcccTCAGTGCAGCTGAGCAAAAGGCCAGCAGTGCAGGATCAGCTATCATGGGCAGCCGATATGTGTCAACTGGAGCATCTTGGCTCTCAAGTGCACTTGGCATGGTGACCAAGGCAGCTGGCGATGTGAACACAATGACCAGAGAAAAGGTGGAGAAGgctgaggaggagaggaaggagatcctctgcagggagaggagggagattGTTGACGACTTTGCCCAGATTCACCTAGACGAGTCATCACTGGGGGAGCCTCCAACAGTGCCAGTTGATTCAGTGGATGAACAAAAGCTACAAATCATATGA
- the LOC103696028 gene encoding binding partner of ACD11 1-like isoform X2: MRQEDKMDASSGFDQVPLDQDFLRMGMDPQLIVASTWAIDVSDVRTVKVSNISLAASERDIKEFFSFSGDIQYIEMRSESERSQLAYVTFKESQGADTAMLLSGATIVDLSVSITPVEDYQLPPEAFKGIPEGKLSSTESAVRKAEDVVSSMLAKGFVLGKDALKSARSFDEQHHFTSNASATVASLDRKMGLSEKIGMGTAVVSGKVREVNERFQVSKITRSALSAAEQKASSAGSAIMGSRYVSTGASWLSSALGMVTKAAGDVNTMTREKVEKAEEERKEILCRERREIVDDFAQIHLDESSLGEPPTVPVDSVDEQKLQII; the protein is encoded by the exons ATGAGGCAAGAAGATAAGATGGATGCAAGTAGTGGATTTGATCAG GTCCCATTGGACCAGGATTTTTTGAGGATGGGAATGGATCCTCAGTTGATTGTTGCATCAACCTGGGCTATTGATGTCTCAGAT GTAAGAACAGTGAAGGTTAGCAATATTTCCCTGGCTGCATCTGAAAGGGACATCAAGgaattcttttccttctctgggGACATTCAATATATTGAAATGCGCAG TGAATCTGAAAGGTCTCAGCTTGCTTATGTTACTTTCAAGGAGTCACAGGGGGCAGACACAGCAATGCTTCTCTCA GGAGCAACTATAGTTGATCTTTCTGTCAGCATAACACCAGTTGAGGATTACCAGCTTCCTCCTGAAGCTTTCAAAGGCATACCG GAAGGGAAGCTCTCGTCAACTGAGTCTGCAGTCAGGAAAGCAGAGGATGTCGTGAGCAGCATGCTGGCCAAGGGTTTTGTACTGGGCAAGGATGCCCTTAAGAGCGCAAGATCCTTTGATGAACAGCACCATTTTACATCCAATGCCTCAGCCACAGTGGCATCTCTGGACCGTAAGATGGGCTTGAGTGAGAAGATCGGCATGGGTACGGCTGTGGTCAGCGGGAAGGTTAGGGAGGTGAATGAGCGCTTCCAGGTGTcgaagatcacaaggtctgcccTCAGTGCAGCTGAGCAAAAGGCCAGCAGTGCAGGATCAGCTATCATGGGCAGCCGATATGTGTCAACTGGAGCATCTTGGCTCTCAAGTGCACTTGGCATGGTGACCAAGGCAGCTGGCGATGTGAACACAATGACCAGAGAAAAGGTGGAGAAGgctgaggaggagaggaaggagatcctctgcagggagaggagggagattGTTGACGACTTTGCCCAGATTCACCTAGACGAGTCATCACTGGGGGAGCCTCCAACAGTGCCAGTTGATTCAGTGGATGAACAAAAGCTACAAATCATATGA
- the LOC103696028 gene encoding binding partner of ACD11 1-like isoform X5 yields the protein MPVRTVKVSNISLAASERDIKEFFSFSGDIQYIEMRSESERSQLAYVTFKESQGADTAMLLSGATIVDLSVSITPVEDYQLPPEAFKGIPEGKLSSTESAVRKAEDVVSSMLAKGFVLGKDALKSARSFDEQHHFTSNASATVASLDRKMGLSEKIGMGTAVVSGKVREVNERFQVSKITRSALSAAEQKASSAGSAIMGSRYVSTGASWLSSALGMVTKAAGDVNTMTREKVEKAEEERKEILCRERREIVDDFAQIHLDESSLGEPPTVPVDSVDEQKLQII from the exons GTAAGAACAGTGAAGGTTAGCAATATTTCCCTGGCTGCATCTGAAAGGGACATCAAGgaattcttttccttctctgggGACATTCAATATATTGAAATGCGCAG TGAATCTGAAAGGTCTCAGCTTGCTTATGTTACTTTCAAGGAGTCACAGGGGGCAGACACAGCAATGCTTCTCTCA GGAGCAACTATAGTTGATCTTTCTGTCAGCATAACACCAGTTGAGGATTACCAGCTTCCTCCTGAAGCTTTCAAAGGCATACCG GAAGGGAAGCTCTCGTCAACTGAGTCTGCAGTCAGGAAAGCAGAGGATGTCGTGAGCAGCATGCTGGCCAAGGGTTTTGTACTGGGCAAGGATGCCCTTAAGAGCGCAAGATCCTTTGATGAACAGCACCATTTTACATCCAATGCCTCAGCCACAGTGGCATCTCTGGACCGTAAGATGGGCTTGAGTGAGAAGATCGGCATGGGTACGGCTGTGGTCAGCGGGAAGGTTAGGGAGGTGAATGAGCGCTTCCAGGTGTcgaagatcacaaggtctgcccTCAGTGCAGCTGAGCAAAAGGCCAGCAGTGCAGGATCAGCTATCATGGGCAGCCGATATGTGTCAACTGGAGCATCTTGGCTCTCAAGTGCACTTGGCATGGTGACCAAGGCAGCTGGCGATGTGAACACAATGACCAGAGAAAAGGTGGAGAAGgctgaggaggagaggaaggagatcctctgcagggagaggagggagattGTTGACGACTTTGCCCAGATTCACCTAGACGAGTCATCACTGGGGGAGCCTCCAACAGTGCCAGTTGATTCAGTGGATGAACAAAAGCTACAAATCATATGA